The nucleotide sequence TTTTTATAAAAATGGCCACGCGGCTGTTCAACTGTTTTTCTGCCTTTCTGGGTTTATCTTCTTCTGGTTGTATTCACAACGCATTGCTGATAAAGCCATTTCACTGAAATCATTCTCAGTTCTCAGGTTGTCACGACTATACCCTCTTCACTTCGCAACCCTAATATTTGTTGCAATTGGACAGTTTGCCTATGCAGGCATCACGAATTCGTCGTTTGTCTATCCATTCAATGACGCCTATCATCTGTTGCTCAATTTAATTTTTGCGTCCTCATGGGGTCTTGAAAAAGGGCATTCATTTAATGCCCCCATATGGTCGGTATCCGTTGAGATATTGCTGTATTCAATATTCTTCGTATTCTGCCGGATATTTTATAGAAATATAATTGTATTGATTTCTGCAATTGTTCTTGGGTATTTCGCGTACAGATTTAATAGCTTCGTTGGAAGCGGAATAATCTATTTTTTTCTTGGCGGGCTTGTCTTTATCGCTTACAGGAAGATTATTAAATCTGGTGATTCCTGGAAGGTTTCTATTTGGCTGCCTTTTATTGCTTTTGTTGCATGGCTGGCGCCAATAGTGGCAACGAATCCTAATCATGG is from Candidatus Competibacteraceae bacterium and encodes:
- a CDS encoding acyltransferase, producing the protein MTPNIPKRFYSLDVLRGVAALCVVLWHWQHFFFPLNKQGAMFFVDKQPLFEVLYIFYKNGHAAVQLFFCLSGFIFFWLYSQRIADKAISLKSFSVLRLSRLYPLHFATLIFVAIGQFAYAGITNSSFVYPFNDAYHLLLNLIFASSWGLEKGHSFNAPIWSVSVEILLYSIFFVFCRIFYRNIIVLISAIVLGYFAYRFNSFVGSGIIYFFLGGLVFIAYRKIIKSGDSWKVSIWLPFIAFVAWLAPIVATNPNHGLAFYENYSIIRQIVSNFSLALFPLTIMSLALVETKRGTLGKRFSFVGDISYSSYLLHFPLQLAAALVTTKLGINQGIFYSPLFMALFFFVLILVSLASHRYFEVPMQCYLRLQPNLALNTDAAR